Within the Paenibacillus sp. AN1007 genome, the region GGTAAAATAAACAAAAAATAGTCTAACGTAAGGAGATTGGTTTGTGATGAACGAAAGACCTACTAAAGAAGAATATGCTTCCTTCTACGAAGGATACATTCAGCTTGTTCCTGAAGGAAACGTAATTGAGCTGCTGGAACAGCAAGGTACACAGGTAAACACAGCGATTCGTGCTCTCACAGAAGAACAAGGAAATTTCCGTTATGATGCTGGCAAATGGAGTGTCAAAGAGGTTTTTGGCCATCTTATTGACAATGAACGCATTATGAGCGGGCGCTTGCTTCGGATCGCCAGGGGCGATGTCACATCTCTTCCGGGTTATGATCAGGACATTCTGATGAGTAGTCATCCGTTTGAATCCTATACCATGATTGATCTGGCGGAAGAATATGCAGCTGTAAGACATTCTACCGCACTTCTGCTTCGTCGTCTCAGCACCGAGGCCTGGTTGCGCAGAGGCATAGTTAACGATCATCCGGCTTCAACGCGTTCTATCGCGTGTGTGATAACCGGACACGAACTGCATCATCTGTCTGTACTGCGTGAACGTTACGGGATTAAGCTGTAATCTTAAGCTTCTGGACAATACAGGCGCTGCTG harbors:
- a CDS encoding DinB family protein, which codes for MNERPTKEEYASFYEGYIQLVPEGNVIELLEQQGTQVNTAIRALTEEQGNFRYDAGKWSVKEVFGHLIDNERIMSGRLLRIARGDVTSLPGYDQDILMSSHPFESYTMIDLAEEYAAVRHSTALLLRRLSTEAWLRRGIVNDHPASTRSIACVITGHELHHLSVLRERYGIKL